A window of Tursiops truncatus isolate mTurTru1 chromosome 8, mTurTru1.mat.Y, whole genome shotgun sequence contains these coding sequences:
- the MS4A13 gene encoding membrane-spanning 4-domains subfamily A member 13 encodes MALCACCSKVSTADSLVLGAIQIMIGVFSVFMWHLLLILYIGQIKGVFGTYEPITYKTGCSVWGIIKLGREISRVLLGLYPLELCIAFTYTIFGCVGLIHQSSKAPTAQVSPRGSSRNHARKPSSWSQLRRWNRAGGDEGHNRGSRTHSASATARTYGAEKCGTEGITCKITPL; translated from the exons ATGGCTCTATGTGCGTGTTGTTCAAAAGTCTCTACAGCAGATTCTCTTGTTTTAGGG GCTATCCAGATTATGATTGGCGTCTTTAGTGTTTTCATGTGGCATCTCCTATTGATTTTGTATATAGGACAAATTAAAGGAGTCTTTGGGACATATGAACCTATAACTTACAAAACAGGATGTTCTGTATGGGGAATTATT AAACTTGGGAGAGAAATTTCACGTGTTTTACTGGGCCTCTACCCCTTGGAATTGTGTATTGCTTTCACATACACGATCTTCGGCTGTGTTGGTTTG ATCCATCAGAGCTCCAAGGCCCCCACCGCGCAGGTGTCCCCGCGGGGCTCCTCGCGCAACCACGCCCGGAAGCCGAGCTCTTGGTCACAACTGCGGCGTTGGAACCGCGCGGGGGGCGATGAGGGGCACAACCGAGGAAGCAGGACCCACTCGGCAAGTGCTACCGCCAGGACTTACGGAGCCGAAAAGTGCGGAACTGAGGGCATCACCTGCAAGATCACGCCCCTCTAG